TGAGTTGGCATTTCCCGGCGAGTTCACCGAACGTGGCATATATAAGTACTATTCTCTGAATAAGTAATGTAATAATAGGATTCACAGCCTTGTAGaccaaaatatttttttcaaaaaaattagatAAAGTGTATCATGTCTAGAAGGCCTCAGTTTTCACGTCATGATCTCGAcagcgaggacgaagatgCATACTCGAGCGAGGCCTCTAATGACTCTTTGTCATCGCTGTCGTTTGGAGCTCTGTCTGCTGCGCAGAAGAAACTAGATGAAGAAGATAGGAACTCGGAAGCAGAATCAGACTCGGAGGGCGGTTTTTTTGAAGAGCCAAGCAAAAAGAACCACActcagaaaaagaaaaagaacaagcaTGCTCCCAGCGAGACGTCTGCGAAAAAGCCGGTTTCGAAGGTGCGAGAAATCCCCGGGTTACTTGATGGCACAAAGTACGCAAAGACAAAATATCATGACATACGATTCGATTCTGCATTTGGAAAAGTGAACGAGAGCGAGGTTCGGCGAAATtacaagtttttggacgagtaTCGACAAAAGGAGCTAGAGCAAGTTCAGAGTGTTTTGAAAGATCCGAAGAAGCGCAACAAATTGAGCGAAAAAGAGTTGCAGGATCTTGATTACATTGCAAAGAGCACCAAATCACGTTTGGATGCACTCAAGAACAAAGATCTGGAGCGTGAGGTGATCAAAGACTATAAAAAGAAGACAGGAAAGGAGTTTGTGAAGCGCAGCGACAAACGGAAGCTGGTCCAGGTTGCAAGATTCCAGAACATGAAGGGCAAGCAGCGTGAGAAGGTGATGGAGAGAAAACGTAAACGGAGGCTTGGAAAGGAGATGCGGCAGTTTGAACAAAACTACGGTGACGCAAGTAGATAAATATCCTTTAGATGTATTTAATTTTTATTAGTGTTCCAAGATGGTCAGATTACCGGTGACGACGACGTTTTCCAGAATGGAGCCGTTAGGAATGTCGATTCTTTGACCATCCGAGCAGACAATAATCACGGTACCCTTGAGCTGGATACCTCTGCCGAAGTAAACGTTACCAGTGACAGTCAGATGGTCGAGTTCAAGAATTCTTGGCATGTGAGGGATACGTTGCTGGAAGTTGGAGACTTTCTTGAAGTGCGATCCCAGCTTGATCAGTGGAGCGCCGCCAAACCTAGCACTATCGAGCTTCAAAGCACCATGTTGCAAGTTGAACAAATCACTCTTGACAAGCATCAGGTCAGAACAGGTCTTGACTGGCAAGAACCTGGATCTTGGAACGACCACACCATGAGCGCCTTTGAAGTGTCTGATGGCAGCACCAACAGCGGTCTCTAATTGCAGCACCTGCATCTCAGAGTTTCCGACGCTGATAGACTTGCTGTTTGGAATGATCTCCATTTCCAGGGCATTGGCTTCCACCAGACGCTTGATAGCACGCAAGTTGATCCACAGGTTGTTGGTATTGAAGTTGGtgaacttcttgatggACTTGAAGTCCTCGACGTGGTCTTTAGGAACCTGAGCAATCTCAAGCAATCTGACCTGGCCATTGTAATTGATCAGAGTACCACCCTTGACATCGGCTCTAGTTTTGTCTGTCAACTCCATGATGTACTCAGCTCCCGTCTCGACCATGTGGTTCAAAATCTTGGTGTCGACGGTGGCACCGAGGTTGTCACCATTGGAAACAAACAAGATCTCCTTGCCTTGCTCCAGTAAAACGTCCAGCTCACCAGAGGAGACTAGAGACTCAAACAAGTCTCCGTGTCCTGGCGGGTACCAGGCGTCCAAATTGTCGTCGAAAGATTGCGGAACAGGCAAAAGAGAGTCCTTGAACACTCTAGGGTATCTGGACTGGTTGAAGGTTCTGATCCGGATACGGTGACCCTGGTACTTTCTGACAATGATCTGGGTGTCATCGTTCGTATTGAACGAGTTCATCAGCAGCAATGGCACGTCGGTGTCATAGGTTTTGTTGAGGTGCTCGATCTGGCGAACAGACAGATCCAGGAATGACTGGCCATCTCTGACCTCAATGACAGACTTGGGACCCACACAGCCCATTGAGGTACCCAGACCTCcgttcagcttcaacacCGCCAATTTCGAAAGGTTGCTATTGTCTCCATCCTGCAAGCTGGAGTAGGCAACAACCTCGTCAGGGGTAGGCGAGCGGATCTGGTTCCAGTCCAGGGTCGTCCCTGAGGCCTTGTCAGCAAGGTAGCGTCTgaacaaggagaagaaCGAATCCATCTCGACCTCGAACTTGGCCCTGACCTTGGGATCCTCCACGGCGTCGATCATCTTGTTGAGGGAGTTCCTCATTTGCGACGCAGCAAcgctggtgctggtgttttCAAAAGCGTAAGTGCTCTGGGACTTGGCGTGCTTACTCATGGTGGGTGAATGAGGACGTCACAGCGATTATATCTGATGGAATAGAAAAGAAATCTAAATTCTTATGACCTGTTTGTCCCTAAGGGTGCGACCGCGCACGACCGACTACAGAATAGAAAAACTATGTCGTTCTCCGAGCCAAATCACACAACCTACACATCCTTGCACCGCAGAGAGCAACTAAGCATGTCCCGAGTAGCTGCCGGCGATTATCGTCTGGAGCGTCGTGACGGGGCTCCATTCCTCCTCGATATGATCTGTGGAGCTGAATGGGTCCTCGGCGGTGTCGGCGAGCGCTTTTATGTTGATGTTGGTGTTCAGTCTCGAGACCAGTTCAGCTCCCGTCTCGCTGTTGATCGTGAACCGCAGCTGGATACCGGCGTCGGCCTCTCTGGCGACTCCGTTGGTCATGAACCGCGCAATTAGTCGTTCTTCCTGGTGCGACGCCGAAAACACGAACGGAGTCGACGTCAGGTTCCACATGACTCTATTTTTCTCTCTATTGAACGACCCGGACGGCTTGGTAGCAGCAGATGCCGCCTGCGCCCCGGTGATCGACACAGACACCATGAGGTTGGCGAGCTCAATAGAACCGGACTCCAGTAGAggcagcagctcgtcggcCGGCTTAATGGAGATGATTACCGTCGACTGGCTCTGTTCGTGTTTCCAGATAGGATGCACCACGATCGGGGGTTTGGAGCTATTCAGCATGTACTTGAGCCCGCCCACTGTGCGCAAATGAATCTGCGACGGATCCATGATCGTGAAATAGTTGGGCTGTTGCTGGCTTTGCTGGATAAACATCGGATTGGTCATGAAACTTGGCAATGCTCCGGACGAAGACACCTGGAGCTCGATTTTGGACGGAATTTTTTGGACGCTCTTATCCAACAGGTAGCTGAAGGCGATCTCGCCAATCACGTTGGACCCGGTGACCTGGCCGTCTTTGAATGAGGCATTGTAGATCTCCACGACCGACGCATTCAAACCGGGCTGCGTGAGGTTAGGGTGATGGATCTGGCCGCTGGACAGGCCACCGGTGCCGGTGTTAGTTCTGGACAACATCGTGGACCCGGTAGCATTTGGTGCGATTGGCGCCTGCtccaacgagctgccaaGAGTGCTGATTCTACGCTgctgtggaggagctggtgcgGAGCCATGCGGCTGTCTCGGACCGAAACCAACGTCTGTCGAGGTGTGCTTTCTTGCGGAAGGCACTGGCGGAGCCGCTGCCTCAGCACTGGACTCAATAGCGGCCTCGGGGAGAGGAGCAACCACAGGAACGGTCTTCTGGACGGGTTCCGGAGCCGTGGTAGGAACTGTGCCTGCAGAAGCAAAGGCCAGAGAGCTGGTGGAGCCTCTATAGGACGGCTGAATGGAAGAGCTGTTGGTGAGCTCGCTGGCCATCGAATTGGACCGCTTTGTAGGTTGCATGGCCGGGTAGCCGTTGGCCAGCGCGGCAGAAGCAGGGGCAGTCTCGTGGATAGTTTCAGGAACGTTTTCCGGCACCTTTTCTGCCAGGGGCTGTTGGGTTGGCGGAGTCTCAGAGACTGGAGTGGAAGCCTGCGGAGTGGCTCTCTCGCTTACGCTTGGCTCGCTGCGTTCCGTAGCAGGCGCAGGGCTGCTAACCACGGACGAGAGCTCGCTTTCTGCAATGGCGGTGTTGTTGAGGCTCTGGGCgtcgctcttcttctttctgccTCCGCGCAGCATGGTCCCAAACTTGGACCGTAGACCGTGCTTTTCCTTTGGTTTCTTCTCTGGGGACGGAGACGGAGCGGCCGGATGTCTCGATTTCGTTGGAGACGAGTGCTCAGTCTTGGAGCTGGCGAGACTGAGGATCCGGGATTTGCGGTGCGAGGGTTTCGGAGTCGTGGTGAAACCGTTGTCCTGGGCCTTTTTCGTAGGAGGAGCCTCCTTGGTCAGCTCAATTGGCAGCGTCTTTGCCGAGACGGCCTCCGAAAACCGCTGGATCTCGTCCGGCGGATTGAAACTCAGCGTGTGCTCTAGTGCCGTCTCGTTTAGCTTTTTGAAAGTGTCTAGAACGTCGCTCACGTCGGTCTGGTACTTTAAAAACACATCCTTCAAGAGCACAAGCCGGTTGTAATCGTAGCGTTCGAACACCTCAAAAAAGTACGGCGCTCTCTCGCTCCACTCGGTTCTCAGGGCATCTACGTCGCCGTGGGCCTCTTTCTGCGAAATTGACGAAGCCAGACCCACCAGCTCATCCATTTCGATTAAATTCGAGTCATTGTGGCGGCCAAACACTTTCAACGGTGCAATCATGTCCCTTCCCATCTTCCGGGTGCTGGAGTCCAGTAGCTCGGCTTCTTTGTGCACTATGTTCAAAACGCCTGTCCACATTGGCGAGGCCAGTCCAAGCGAGTCAACCGTCGCATTGTGCAGTTTTGGGTTGTCGAGGCTCGTCAGCAGACTGTCTCCCTTCTTGAGAAGGGCCTTGAGTTGGTCAACATACTGGAGTCGGAGCCGGCCGTACGCGGTAAACCATTCCGCAAGCTCGTGGTTAATAGTTTTCAACTGTGCGTGGCGCAGCTTGAGTGCCTCCATTGCCTCTTGAGGCGGCTTTCCAAACagcaaggacgaggaataGACGACTTGTTCGCTCATTGCAGAAAAGTTTGTTGCCATTAAATTCCATAAATCGTCGCGACTAAACGGCCTGGACGGGGAAAATCTCGTGAAGAATTTGCGTCTTGGGGAATGGTACAATGTCTCTACAATGATTCTAGCCATGATGATTAACCATATTCACAGTATCTATATACATAGTACTAGCAAATTTCAACACTAGCAAATCCTTTTTTTGTGGGCAAAACGCTTCACTTCTTCTCCTCGCAGGTCTTGCAGTCAGAGCATTTGCAGTCGTCCTTGCAAGCACACTGTCCGCACGAGCACACGGCTTCTGGCTTCTTTTCTTGGCAGTGCGAGCATGAGCATCCTGCTTCGCAAACACAGTCCTTAGTAGATGAACACGAACAAGGCATTTTCAATGAAAAGTAAATTAGGGTCTCCGctaaataaatatttttagAGTAGCACAGCCTCTTGCAGACTTTCCGTTCCCTGATACAATTGCATGATTTCTACGAGGAGAACGCATGATCGGATATTCGGATATCCAAGCTTATCGTAGGCAAATCATTTTCTATTAGCCGTATGTGCGTGTCCCGTAGTTAGGCGAAAATAGCGCATGCGGTAAAGCTCGGGCGTTATCCGAAATCTCGTCTACGACTACGGAGTAGCAAGTCCGTAAGTAATCAAATTAAAAACCATGTTTTCAACTAAAAAAGCCATACATTGAGCTATCATACGCATCAAAGTGCTCAACACTAGTGTTTCATCTGGCACACCGCGCAATCGGTGCATTTGCAATTCTCTTTGCACGAGCACAGGCTGCAGGAGCACGAGCTGTCAGCAGACTGGCCGTTCTTGCACTTATCGCAAGCACACTCGGTGGCACAGTTGGAGTTCTTTGGGCAACAGGAGCAGGACATTTTTGTGGGCTAATCTGTTGTCTGATCTTGGGGAAACCCTACTATTTATGTACTCCGAGATTGCACAGATAAGCTATGGCAGGTTCGTGTGCTAGTAAAAGTGACGTACGCCTTCAGTTGTTATGCAAGTTGCACCCGGCTAGCCACTGCAAAGCGTCTTGCATCGGAACGGTTTAGCATCTTTATTGGTCTCATCTATATTCTAGCATCTACATTAATTCTTTAATCAGATAGGGCAGCAGCACACATGCGGCAATAGACAGGGTGCAGATATTTTCCCAAAGCGCAAGCGGGCTTTGTAGAAAGCCCTTGTCACAGAAGTTGAGATAGCAGCTGTAGAACGCGACGCGGAAGAAATGATAGAACAGCAGACCAGGCGATTGCAGCATGCCGGATAAGAGCCCCACAGGGCCCGAGATACAGTCGCCTCCACGCTGGAAATATGCGAAGCAGCCCCGttgcagaagctcaagGTATTTGGATTCCGCTGCAAACAATGTGTAGAGCGCAATAGAAAGAGTGTTGATGACTGCATCCAGTGGTTTGCGTTCACCATGGAAGGTGAGCATTTTTTCTAGCATGACACCCTCATCCAGGAAATCGTCGCTGGAAACGTCTGCCAACAGCTTGCACAGCAGAACAGCATCGTTCAGGCCAACGGTCATACCCCCACCTGTCAGTGGATGTCTCATGTTGAGCGAATCTCCGACATAGATCAGGCCAGGAACCGTATTTGGCTTGGCAGTCAAATACTGGTTTGGCATGCTTTTGTACACGTTCTGTTCTGCGCTCAAAGCTTTCTCAAATGATGGTTTCAGTTTCTCCGGCAAAGACACAAGGACCTGCGATCTCAGATACTCAAGAACCTCCTTCTGCTTTGGTAGCTGGGGGCTGCGGTATGCACACAGAATCCGTGTGTGACGGGGGCTGATTTGGTATACCAGGATAGGGGCGTGTTTGCCGAGTATCACATGGCCGTGGTTCTTGAGAGGCAGCTCGGCGTCTTCAAGGTCCAACCCCACGAAATACGACCCGACTTCCGGCTGTTTGTCCTGGTAGAGCTCTTTTCTGAATTTTGAGTAGATTCCGTCGCAACATATCACCAGCTTGGCACGGTACTCGTCTTTGCCGGCCACCTTCACACCAACGACCCTGTCGTCTTCGCGGATAAGGTCTGTGACGTTGCCCTCCACTTTGGTCACGTTCGGCTCTGCCAAGCACAGCCCCCGTAGGTTCATGAGGAAGTCTCCGTGGTGGAAGGCCACTCCATGGACTGTGGGCGAACGATCCCATTCAGACATGTTCAAAGTGCTGTCTGTGTCCAGCTTATCCTCATTTCCAAGCTTCAAAGCGCCGGGCACGGGCTCGGTGTCGATCTCAGCGAGGACGCTCTTGTCGGGGTATTTGATCTCCACATGGCGGCCATAGTACGAAACATAGTATCCATCAACCTGGATTGCGTCTATATTGTTTATGGCACCAATCATACCGAGTTGCTTGAGTGCTTTCACACCTGCCGGTTGCAACAGCTCTCCGACAATCCTGTTTGGCTTTGTCCATTCACGCTCGGCAATCAGAACCTTGCGGCCTTGTCTGGCCATCACTGTGGCAATACATGGCCCGACCACTCCGGCACCAACCACAATCACGTCGTACATTAAGAAAAATGGTTCCAAAAGCAGACCTTTTATAGCACAAAATGATCTGATTTTACGAACCTGAACGAGCGAGCtcaataaaaaatattttggtGCGCGCTCGTTTACGGCGGTGCAAACACAGAGACcgtattttttttttcgaaaaagacaCGATAACGTTCAATGCCCGAAGAAGTGCTACCCTACcacaaagaagagaagagacTGGCGGCATCTGAGTACGAGAAATACGACCCTATACGCGAACGTTTCAGTTACGTGATCGCGCTCCAGGTATTTCTACTGTACATAATCTACATCTATTACGATCACATTAACGAGTACCATCCGCTATTGGCTGGGGCTCTTCTGGGGGCACAAACGTCATGTCTGGCACAGTCGTTGAACCAATTTTACCAACGCACAATCAGTCTATC
The sequence above is a segment of the Ogataea parapolymorpha DL-1 chromosome I, whole genome shotgun sequence genome. Coding sequences within it:
- a CDS encoding UTP--glucose-1-phosphate uridylyltransferase, with the protein product MSKHAKSQSTYAFENTSTSVAASQMRNSLNKMIDAVEDPKVRAKFEVEMDSFFSLFRRYLADKASGTTLDWNQIRSPTPDEVVAYSSLQDGDNSNLSKLAVLKLNGGLGTSMGCVGPKSVIEVRDGQSFLDLSVRQIEHLNKTYDTDVPLLLMNSFNTNDDTQIIVRKYQGHRIRIRTFNQSRYPRVFKDSLLPVPQSFDDNLDAWYPPGHGDLFESLVSSGELDVLLEQGKEILFVSNGDNLGATVDTKILNHMVETGAEYIMELTDKTRADVKGGTLINYNGQVRLLEIAQVPKDHVEDFKSIKKFTNFNTNNLWINLRAIKRLVEANALEMEIIPNSKSISVGNSEMQVLQLETAVGAAIRHFKGAHGVVVPRSRFLPVKTCSDLMLVKSDLFNLQHGALKLDSARFGGAPLIKLGSHFKKVSNFQQRIPHMPRILELDHLTVTGNVYFGRGIQLKGTVIIVCSDGQRIDIPNGSILENVVVTGNLTILEH
- a CDS encoding Squalene monooxygenase, with the protein product MYDVIVVGAGVVGPCIATVMARQGRKVLIAEREWTKPNRIVGELLQPAGVKALKQLGMIGAINNIDAIQVDGYYVSYYGRHVEIKYPDKSVLAEIDTEPVPGALKLGNEDKLDTDSTLNMSEWDRSPTVHGVAFHHGDFLMNLRGLCLAEPNVTKVEGNVTDLIREDDRVVGVKVAGKDEYRAKLVICCDGIYSKFRKELYQDKQPEVGSYFVGLDLEDAELPLKNHGHVILGKHAPILVYQISPRHTRILCAYRSPQLPKQKEVLEYLRSQVLVSLPEKLKPSFEKALSAEQNVYKSMPNQYLTAKPNTVPGLIYVGDSLNMRHPLTGGGMTVGLNDAVLLCKLLADVSSDDFLDEGVMLEKMLTFHGERKPLDAVINTLSIALYTLFAAESKYLELLQRGCFAYFQRGGDCISGPVGLLSGMLQSPGLLFYHFFRVAFYSCYLNFCDKGFLQSPLALWENICTLSIAACVLLPYLIKELM